In one Diprion similis isolate iyDipSimi1 chromosome 6, iyDipSimi1.1, whole genome shotgun sequence genomic region, the following are encoded:
- the LOC124407576 gene encoding protein crumbs-like isoform X4, whose product MRVLAAVAVFTSLLVTTFEAPQDAIGYDTDDNYREAYFNGSAYLRLASTVSVHRQTGLSFRTCDGGRLFIQHFGPDFISLEVTPEGLLFLASVNQQRYEAKLNAKLLNNAWHYVNLLFRLGNFTLSAAGHTQVIANATYNSGILSLPDFNDNEPLIIGEGFKGCILQGPGILFRRNYTVNSGALFGTCPLESAGCGPLSVGGLATVTVSTSDFCDHEPCMMHGTCVSRQDRYECHCFARYSGNNCQVDNGPPCDSNPCQNGGSCTEDSRGNYSCTCIPGFTGTLCDSQLGVSLCERNPCENDGTCYNVADGEYKCECSSGWTGKNCEININECASNPCKHGGTCIDSINNYTCRCDRTGYRGINCEINIDECLNNPCLNNGECFDNYGGYICQCPMGFEGQNCELNLNECLSNPCTNGGNCIDEVGTYHCNCLSGYTGRHCELHGLCENAACPSNSICIPDNHGPQCVCNPGFMGIPPNCTVNFCANNPCLNGGTCTSNQDGFNCTCPIEWMGSSCTELVSDQCSACLNGGTCIETAHGIVCQCPRFWTGLQCELQITCRDMPCKQASACHDYSGGYYCSCEPGWTGPECSIDLDECASDPCRNGATCIDQLNSYYCQCLSGYTGTACDQDVDECLMYGNSLCNNGICVNTNGSYDCFCRPGFSGDHCEMEIDECLCGPCKNNATCIDRINAFECSCQQGYAGKTCDIDVDECLSNPCINGATCVDNIAFYSCICSLGFIGNNCEINIDDCQSSPCLNYGECIDGINNYTCNCTDTGFEGPNCEFNIDDCQSGPCMNGAKCVDGILSYNCQCYEGYTGLNCEKDVDECESSPCQFNGTCLERSNRELYKSNASTLPAIFTRNFSYENASGYECICVSGVIGKNCEININECESNPCVSGTCMDRIGGYKCDCDYGFEGTHCQTDIDECKKYTPCVNGTCLDGKADYSCLCVSGFGGKNCSVPLIGCQGNACQNGGTCWPYLVDETEHRFNCTCPNGFHGEMCDIVTTMSLQGSSYVLVNTTRDEGYDIQFRFRTTLPNGLIAMGKGSTFYILELVNGKLNLHSSILNRWEGVFIGTGLNNSQWQKVFVAINTTHIVLSANEEQTIYPINLNEGNASHTSFPTTYIGGTLSYLSRLTHGPSFFIGCTEDVIINGEWIYTGLQSSSVQMVDVESGCHRTEQCLPNPCKNGGHCTDRWRDFSCMCERPYLGHTCQYNMTAATFGYGNITDGYVTVKVNDLARRAIRSIVDISMFIRTRQDTGDIFYLGSESSAQFDGKQEKPYIRALLEHGELLVQIQFNGSEAYTVGGVKLNQGNYHLIQVVRNVTLVQVKINGSEYFRKTIGATGQSNVTVLYLGGLPRQAPRSSRQADNRQTDIQQTPQSNFKGIIQDVQISNGSQTMVVEFYPLKAKDIPTPIEFGTVVLDREKVLEGVVSDPVCNSNPCYHNGTCHVTWNDFWCQCPRGYTGKMCQEMEFCQLQDCPTGSRCQNLDDGYECVANATFNGSNDVFTYTYKQSEDQNVTESTTDTIEITYRSRTGGVLMHIAPKSGNQNFVVSVFRDNITISWRLDYNNHGTLSFGKNEPDGNWTSIVIKLNNDSIESGYANSNDETIPHSSPNFSFSMWYELLSTGTVTLGGLGGELSDRNGYVTFGTNSTYSGGNTVDGNSVEYPQHMMTTITPPHSLVLGDAFKGCLGEVRIGAMLLHYFTYDEVYQNANFTPTEYLSLQVVGNLSNYENIGCRLCFESDCKNDGHCLDEANSYICDCLPGYAEDDCSVDIDECIDNKCKHGSMCMDKIANYTCECTSGWQGWLCDEDINECVSVTTCQHDGVCVNLPGSFRCECPDQFTGNLCEEVRIITCEDHKCKNGSTCTDIVNAKTGNNFTCTCMPGFEGQFCDTPYCMPNKCQHGGRCDYLYQTPQCTCVAGYTGMYCETDIDDCAADINGNVPCKNGGKCLDEVNNFKCDCSPTGFNGSDCSIDIDECAQMPVNCENGHCENLPGSYQCSCIPGYCGRNCEVLDPCIQKPCQNEGTCTCLDDSGYICHCTSDYNGHNCTEPKLTLGSQALDIAVIVGPIVGCLLLIGAGSLIALFMMARKKRATRGTYSPSAQEFSNPRVEMDNVMKPPPEERLI is encoded by the exons TTTTTACCAGTTTGCTGGTAACTACCTTCGAGGCACCCCAGGACGCCATCGGTTATGACACTGACGATAATTACCGAGAAGCGTACTTCAATGGTTCGGCATATCTGAGGCTTGCATCAACTGTATCTGTACATCGGCAAACCGGACTCAGTTTTCGAACTTGCGACGGCGGAAGGTTATTCATACAACACTTTGGCCCTGACTTCATAAGCCTGGAAGTTACTCCAGAGGGTCTGCTGTTTTTGGCGTCTGTTAATCAGCAACGATACGAAGCAAAGTTGAATGCTAAATTGTTGAACAATGCCTGGCATTACGTGAATTTGTTGTTTCGGCTCGGAAACTTCACCCTCAGCGCTGCCGGACATACACAG GTGATCGCTAATGCCACTTACAACTCGGGTATTCTCAGTCTGCCAGACTTCAACGATAACGAACCCCTCATAATCGGTGAGGGTTTTAAAGGATGCATATTACAAGGACCTGGAATATTATTCAGACGAAATTACACTGTTAATAGTGGGGCTCTATTTGGAACGTGTCCCTTGGAATCTGCAGGCT GTGGTCCACTAAGCGTCGGTGGCCTAGCGACAGTGACTGTTTCCACATCAGACTTCTGTGACCACGAACCATGCATGATGCATGGAACCTGCGTCTCTCGACAAGATCGCTATGAGTGCCATTGTTTCGCCCGGTACTCTGGTAACAACTGTCAAGTCGATAATG GTCCGCCATGTGACAGTAATCCCTGCCAAAATGGTGGATCATGTACTGAAGATTCCAGAGGTAATTATAGTTGCACCTGCATCCCAGGATTCACTGGAACTCTTTGTGACTCGCAGCTCGGAGTGAGCTTGTGCGAACGTAATCCATGCGAAAATGATGGAACCTGTTACAATGTAGCGGACGGTGAATACAAGTGTGAATGTAGCTCTGGCTGGACagggaaaaattgtgaaattaatATCAACGAATGTGCATCGAATCCTTGCAAACATGGAGGTACATGCATTGACAGCATTAATAATTACACCTGTCGATGCGATAGAACAGG ATATCGAGGTATCAACTGTGAAATCAACATCGATGAATGCCTGAATAACCCTTGTCTAAATAACGGCGAGTGCTTTGATAATTATGGTGGATACATATGCCAATGTCCCATGGGTTTCGAGGGCCAAAATtgtgaattaaatttgaacGAATGTCTGTCCAACCCTTGTACCAATGGAGGCAATTGCATCGATGAAGTTGGCACTTATCATTGTAACTGTTTGTCCGGATATACTGGTAGACACTGTGAATTACACGGTCTTTGTGAAAACGCAGCTTGTCCATCCAACAGTATTTGTATACCCGACAATCACGGACCGCAGTGTGTATGCAATCCTGGATTTATGGGGATTCCACCAAATTGCACGGTTAATTTCTGCGCGAACAATCCATGTTTAAACGGAGGTACCTGTACAAGTAATCAGGATGGATTCAATTGTACATGCCCCATTGAGTGGATGG GATCATCATGTACAGAACTTGTTTCTGATCAGTGTTCGGCATGTCTGAATGGGGGCACCTGCATTGAAACCGCTCATGGCATTGTTTGTCAATGTCCTAGATTTTGGACAGGACTTCAATGTGAACTACAAATCACCTGTAGAGACATGCCTTGCAAACAAGCATCTGCTTGCCATGATTAT TCAGGAGGCTACTACTGCAGTTGTGAACCTGGATGGACTGGGCCCGAGTGCTCAATTGATTTGGACGAATGTGCGAGTGACCCTTGTCGTAATGGTGCGACTTGCATTGACCAGTTAAATAGTTACTACTGTCAGTGCCTCTCTGGCTATACtg GTACAGCCTGCGATCAAGATGTGGATGAGTGTTTGATGTACGGGAACTCCTTGTGCAACAACGGAATTTGTGTAAATACAAATGGAAGTTACGATTGCTTCTGCAGACCAGGTTTCTCAGGAGATCATTGTGAGATGGAAATTGATGAATGTTTATGTGGTCCatgtaaaaataatgcaaCGTGCATTGACCGAATAAATGCATTCGAATGTAGTTGTCAGCAAGGTTATGCTGGCAAAACTTGCGATATAGATGTGGACGAGTGCTTAAGCAATCCTTGCATAAATGGTGCAACTTGTGTAGATAATATTGCATTTTACTCTTGCATATGCTCACTCGGTTTTATTGGAAataattgtgaaataaatattgatgaCTGCCAGTCGTCACCTTGCCTAAATTACGGTGAATGTATTGATGGTATTAATAATTACACCTGTAATTGCACTGATACTGGATTTGAGGGTCCAAATTGCGAGTTCAATATCGACGATTGCCAGTCAGGTCCATGTATGAACGGAGCCAAATGTGTAGATGGTATCCTATCATACAACTGTCAATGTTACGAGGGATACACAGGACTAAATTGTGAAAAAGATGTTGATGAATGCGAAAGTTCGCCTTGCCAGTTTAATGGTACCTGCCTTGAAAGATCAAACCGGGAACTGTATAAGAGTAACGCATCAACTTTACCAGCAATATTCACAAGAAACTTCAGCTATGAGAATGCTAGCGG ttaCGAATGCATTTGCGTATCGGGTGTAATAGGTAAAAACtgtgaaataaatatcaacgaaTGCGAAAGTAACCCCTGCGTGAGCGGTACATGCATGGACAGAATCGGTGGATATAAGTGCGACTGTGATTATGGTTTTGAGGGTACACATTGCCAAACTGACATCGACGAATGCAAAAAGTATACACCATGCGTAAATGGTACGTGTTTAGATGGAAAAGCGGACTATTCTTGTCTATGTGTCTCTGGATTCGGTGGAAAAAACTGTTCGGTACCATTGATTGGTTGCCAAGGCAATGCATGCCAAAACGGTGGAACATGTTGGCCATACTTGGTCGATGAAACAGAACATAGGTTCAACTGCACGTGTCCTAATGGATTTCATGGGGAAATGTGTGATATT GTAACAACTATGTCATTGCAAGGAAGTTCTTATGTACTGGTAAACACAACCAGAGATGAAGGATATGACATACAATTTCGATTTCGAACAACGCTACCTAATGGTTTAATAGCTATGGGTAAAGGTTCCACATTTTACATACTGGAATTAGTTAACGGCAAGTTAAATTTGCATTCCAGTATACTGAACAGGTGGGAGGGTGTTTTCATTGGTACTGGTCTTAATAATTCTCAGTGGCAAAAAGTATTTGTTGCTATCAACACCACGCATATAGTTCTATCTGCCAATGAAGAACAAACGATTTATCCAATCAATCTGAATGAAGGAAATGCTAGCCACACATCCTTTCCAACTACTTACATTGGTGGCACATTATCTTATCTGAGCAGATTGACTCATGGGCCATCATTTTTCATTGGCTGTACCGAAGATGTTATCATAAATGGAGAATGG ATATACACTGGGCTGCAATCTAGTTCTGTTCAGATGGTAGACGTAGAATCAGGTTGCCACCGCACAGAGCAATGTTTACCAAATCCATGTAAAAATGGTGGTCACTGCACGGATAGATGGCGAGATTTTTCCTGCATGTGTGAGCGCCCGTATCTTGGTCACACCTGTCAGTATAATATGACGGCTGCCACTTTTGGATATGGAAACATCACTGATGGTTATGTTACAGTAAAAGTAAATGATTTGGCAAGACGTGCAATCAGATCAATTGTAGACATATCAATGTTCATTAGAACTCGACAAGATACAggtgatatattttatttgggTTCTGAATCGAGTGCCCAATTTGATGGTAAACAGGAGAAACCTTACATTCGTGCTCTGCTAGAACATGGAGAATTACTGGTACAAATACAGTTCAATGGATCAGAAGCATACACTGTTGGTGGTGTTAAACTAAACCAGGGAAATTATCATCTGATACAAGTTGTTAGGAATGTGACTTTAGTACAAGTTAAAATAAACGGAAGTGAATATTTCCGAAAAACGATCGGTGCTACAGGACAATCAAATGTAACAGTTTTGTACTTAGGCGGTTTGCCTCGTCAGGCGCCTAGATCTAGTAGACAGGCAGACAATCGACAAACAGACATACAACAAACACCTCAGAGCAATTTCAAAGGCATAATACAAGATGTGCAAATATCAAACGGTTCTCAAACTATGGTAGTTGAATTTTATCCACTAAAGGCAAAAGACATACCTACACCAATTGAATTTGGCACGGTCGTACTCgacagagaaaaagttttggagGGTGTTGTCTCTGATCCGGTTTGCAATAGTAATCCATGTTATCACAATGGAACATGCCATGTTACGTGGAATGACTTTTGGTGTCAGTGTCCGAGAGGATACACGGGTAAGATGTGCCAAGAAATGGAATTTTGTCAGCTGCAGGACTGTCCAACTGGATCAAGGTGTCAGAATTTAGATGATGGATATGAATGTGTAGCAAATGCTACTTTTAATGGCAGTAACGACGTATTTACTTACACATATAAACAATCTGAAGATCAAAATGTAACTGAATCGACAACAGACACTATTGAAATTACATACCGATCACGTACCGGTGGCGTATTGATGCATATAGCACCGAAGAGTGGAAATCAGAATTTTGTAGTGTCTGTTTTCAGAGACAATATCACAATCTCGTGGAGATTAGATTATAATAATCATGGAACTTTATCctttggaaaaaatgagcCAGATGGAAACTGGACGTCTATTGTGATCAAGTTGAACAATGATTCAATTGAGTCTGGATATGCAAATTCAAACGATGAAACAATACCACATTCAAGTCCAAATTTTAGTTTCTCTATGTGGTATGAGCTGCTGTCTACGGGAACAGTGACGCTGGGTGGTCTCGGTGGTGAATTATCAGACAGAAATGGTTATGTAACCTTCGGGACAAACAGTACCTACAGTGGTGGAAATACTGTTGATGGAAATTCCGTTGAATACCCTCAGCACATGATGACTACTATAACTCCACCACACAGTCTTGTGTTAG gtGATGCCTTCAAGGGTTGTCTAGGTGAAGTGAGAATTGGTGCTATGCTCTTGCACTACTTTACTTATGACGAAGTGTATCAGAATGCCAATTTCACACCAACGGAATACCTTTCTCTACAAGTCGTAGGCAATCTGTccaattatgaaaatattggatgtcgtctgtgttttgaaAGTGATTGTAAAAACGACGGTCACTGCTTAGACGAAGCCAACAGTTACATTTGTGACTGTCTGCCTGGCTATGCAGAAGATGATTGCTCAGTAGATATCGATGAATGTATAGATAACAAATGTAAACATGGATCTATGTGCATGGATAAGATAGCAAACTATACTTGTGAATGCACTAGCGGGTGGCAGGGCTGGCT TTGTGACGAAGATATCAATGAGTGTGTAAGTGTTACTACTTGTCAGCATGATGGTGTTTGCGTGAATCTCCCTGGGTCATTCCGTTGCGAATGTCCGGATCAATTTACAGGCAATTTATGTGAGGAAGTGAGAATAATTACATGTGAGGACCACAAGTGCAAAAATGGTTCTACTTGTACGGATATAGTTAATGCGAAAACTGGTAATAACTTCACGTGCACATGTATGCCAGGCTTTGAAGGACAATTCTGCGACACCCCATATTGCATGCCCAATAAGTGCCAGCATGGCGGAAGATGTGATTATCTCTATCAG ACTCCACAATGTACATGTGTTGCTGGCTACACTGGAATGTACTGTGAAACGGATATAGATGATTGCGCTGCTGATATTAACGGAAATGTTCCGTGCAAAAATGGAGGGAAATGTTTGGATGAGGTGAACAATTTCAAGTGTGATTGTTCTCCTACGGGCTTTAACGGCTCTGACTGTTCAATAGACATTGACGAATGTGCACAGATGCCGGTGAATTGTGAAAATGGTCACTGTGAAAATTTACCAGGAAGTTATCAATGCAGCTGTATCCCAGGTTATTGTGGTAGAAACTGTGAAGTTTTAGATCCGTGTATTCAG AAACCATGCCAAAACGAAGGAACATGCACGTGTCTTGATGATTCTGGTTATATTTGTCACTGCACCTCAGATTACAATGGTCATAATTGTACAGAG ccaaaactCACTTTGGGCAGTCAAGCACTGGATATTGCTGTCATAGTTGGTCCCATTGTGGGTTGTTTACTTCTAATTGGTGCAGGATCATTAATAGCCCTTTTTATGATGGCTCGGAAAAAACGGGCAACTCGCGGTACATATAGCCCCAGTGCTCAAGAATTCAGTAATCCCAGAGTAGAGATGGACAATGTGATGAAACCTCCGCCGGAAGAGAGATTGATCTAG